AGGTAAACCAATAACTATCTTTGAATATCAAAAACCGTAACCAAAACGGTCAACTCTTATCAGGGAAGGTCAGGGTTTCAAGAACTAGTTTTTGCCAATGGCTAAAGAATGCGAGCAGTAATTCAACGCGTATCGCACGCGGAGGTACGGATACAAGGAAAAGTGAGTGGTTCCATTGAGCAGGGATTAATGATCTTGCTGGGGGTGGAACACGAGGATACCGAAGAGGATCTGAAGTGGTTGGCCAGGAAGACCGGTGAGATGAGGATATTTTCGGATGCGGATGGACTCATGAACCTCAGTTTGATCGATGTGGACGGAGAGGCTTTAGTGGTGAGTCAATTTACCCTTCACGCCAAATATAAAAAGGGGAAAAGGCCTAGCTTTATAAGAGCGGCAAAGCCAGATCAAGCCGTACCGATGTACGAGCAATTCGCGAAGGAATTGGGAAGCTATTTGAACAAACCCGTACAAACGGGCGAATTTGGGGCCGATATGCAATTGGAGCTGGTGAACGAAGGACCGGTGACGATGGTCCTCGATACAAAGAACAAGGAATAATGGGAGGAATAAATGAAATTCAGAAGGTGGTCGACGATTGGATCAACGACCACGGTGTGCGCTACTTCAACGAGCTCACCAACATGGCTCAGCTGACTGAAGAAGTTGGCGAGGTGGCGAAAATCATCGCGCGACGATACGGAGAGCAAAGTGAAAAGGAGAGCGATAAAACCAAGGATCTAGGCGAGGAGTTGGCCGATGTGCTGTTCGTGACGTTGTGCTTGGCCAATCAGACCGGGGTGAACCTACAGGCTGCCTTTGATAAGCGGATGGAGAAAAAGGCCAAGCGCGACCACGACCGTCACCACAATAACGAGAAACTGAAATGATCAGCGAAAAGGAAAAACAATGGATGCAGCGGTGGGAGCAGTTCCGCCAGAAGGGAAAATGGCGCGGCATTGCCATTCAGGGCGGAACGTTTTTGGTATTCTACCTGATCTTGATGGCCGTATTGACTCGCTTTCTGAGTTTTCCGGATCCCTTCTTCGATAACTTATCAACGGGCGATTGGACTAAAACGGGCATTACCATAGCGATCTATTTAGCCGCCGGATTCGCCTATGGGATGTTCAATTGGTCGATGTCTGAACGACGAGTCAAGCGCCTGAAGAAGGAGGGCAATTAATAATAGACCAGCTTGCACCACCGTAGACCCATATTCCGGGCTGTCGTACTCCAGAACGATCTTGAAACTGCTGATCGAGCAGGTTGTTGGCTGAGATGTACAGATTCAAGGCATTCAGATCGGCATTGATGCGCAGGTTTACGAGGGTCACCGGGTTTTGAATCCCGGTGCCGTCAATGGGCTGATCCGAAGCCCGGTCCTGGAGGCTGCAATCCCATCGAGCCGAGAGGCTCCCAAACAATTTATGCTCAATCCCCAGGCCGATCTTGTGGCGCAGATAGTTGAGCACGTACAGCGAGTTGAAATCGCCTGCTTTATCGCTCTGCATGTAGGTGTAGCTAAACCGCAGCTGCCGCACAAAGGCGTCGGGCTTGCCGCGCAGCACGCCTTCGAGTTCGAAGCCGATGAAATCGATCTCC
The DNA window shown above is from Flavobacteriales bacterium and carries:
- the dtd gene encoding D-tyrosyl-tRNA(Tyr) deacylase, which encodes MRAVIQRVSHAEVRIQGKVSGSIEQGLMILLGVEHEDTEEDLKWLARKTGEMRIFSDADGLMNLSLIDVDGEALVVSQFTLHAKYKKGKRPSFIRAAKPDQAVPMYEQFAKELGSYLNKPVQTGEFGADMQLELVNEGPVTMVLDTKNKE
- a CDS encoding nucleotide pyrophosphohydrolase encodes the protein MGGINEIQKVVDDWINDHGVRYFNELTNMAQLTEEVGEVAKIIARRYGEQSEKESDKTKDLGEELADVLFVTLCLANQTGVNLQAAFDKRMEKKAKRDHDRHHNNEKLK